The Nyctibius grandis isolate bNycGra1 chromosome 3, bNycGra1.pri, whole genome shotgun sequence genome window below encodes:
- the TMX3 gene encoding protein disulfide-isomerase TMX3 isoform X2 — MRNMGSPVKVGKMDATSFSSIASEFGVRGYPTIKLLKGDLAYNYRGPRTKDDIIEFANRVAGPLIRPLPSQHMFEHVQKRHRVLFVYVGGESPLKEKYIEVASELIVYTYFFSASEDVLPEYVTLPELPAVMVFKDGTYFVYDEYEDGDLSSWINRERFQGYLNVDGFTLYELGDTGKLVAIAVIDDKNSSVEHTRLKSIIQEVARDYRDHFHRDFQFGHMDGNDYINSLLMDDLTVPTIVVLNTSNQQYFLPNRRIENPEDMVQFINNILDGTAEAQGGDGLLQRIKRIIYDAKSTVVSVFKSSPLLGCFLFGLPLGVISIMCYGICTADTDGGVYEHEAAKKENGDRELTDEGSEEEQEEEKDGKYTELTDGELKQKDIMEKKKD, encoded by the exons GTATTGCGTCTGAATTTGGAGTGCGAGGGTATCCAACAATTAAGCT CTTAAAAGGTGACTTGGCATACAACTATAGAGGACCTAGAACTAAAGACGATATAATTGAATTTGCTAATAGAGTCGCAGG aCCTCTTATCAGGCCACTTCCTAGCCAGCATATGTTCGAGCATGTGCAAAAGAGGCATCGTGTACTTTTTGTATATGTTGGTGGTGAATCTCCTTTAAAG gaaaaatacattgAAGTTGCTTCAGAACTAATAGTTtatacatactttttttctgcctcagaaGATGTACTTCCTGAG TACGTGACATTGCCTGAATTGCCTGCTGTTATGGTCTTCAAAGATGGAACTTACTTTGTTTATGATG agtatgAAGATGGTGATTTGTCATCCTGGATAAACAGAGAAAGATTTCAAGGTTATCTTAATGTAGATGGCTTTACGCTGTATGAACTTGGAGATACAG GAAAACTTGTGGCTATTGCAGTCATTGATGATAAAAACTCTTCAGTGGAACATACCAG actAAAATCCATTATTCAGGAAGTTGCTAGAGATTATCGGGATCACTTTCACAG GGATTTCCAGTTTGGCCATATGGATGGAAATGATTACATTAATAGTTTACTAATGGA TGACTTGACAGTTCCTACTATTGTTGTACTGAATACCTCCAATCAGCAGTATTTTCTACCAAATAGGCGCATTGAGAACCCAGAAGACATGGTTCAGTTTATTAACAATATCTTGGACGGTACAGCTGAA GCACAAGGTGGTGATGGACTTCTGCAACGAATCAAGAGAATAATCTATGATGCCAAGTCTACTGTAGtg TCTGTGTTCAAGAGTTCACCACTTCTGGGATGCTTTCTCTTTGGGTTGCCCCTGGGGGTCATCAGCATTATGTGTTATGGAATCTGCACAGCTGATACAGATGGAGGGGTATATGAACATGAGGcagctaaaaaggaaaatggtgaTCGGGAGCTCACAGATGAAGGCAGTGAGGAAgaacaagaggaggaaaaggatggaAAATATACAGAACTTACAGATGGAGAGCTTAAACAGAAAGacataatggaaaagaaaaaagactaa